In Vibrio sp. NTOU-M3, the following proteins share a genomic window:
- a CDS encoding helix-turn-helix domain-containing protein has protein sequence MKSVRFIRSIGILNIHNAARHRYQLSNGELGIAESVFSSSMTLIPLSDLNKWYRNLELATSEPDIILKMSRDIEIGRLGTISRWLLSGYDLASTIRRVNYGLSCLQSGAFLAGAQIGNLLKWTYSNPFIEPEQKAHDSVRVAIFMTKILREYLGESFNPLRVMLSGSRKNTKEYEAFFGCTVVWNHNKTEVWFNADLRLTTQQSKKISNKRLAMNFSDLDDFLNMPEPEDGLKVIYELINYSCHYGLPTVKGVAQLLGCSEQQFQRRLHQEGLNFTTVCGYVLSNRAIALMSKNVPLAEVAKALGYSNEASFNRMFKKQRGVTPRQYIERFHDVF, from the coding sequence TTGAAGTCGGTCAGGTTTATTCGCTCAATTGGTATTCTGAATATTCACAATGCCGCAAGACATCGCTATCAATTATCAAATGGGGAATTAGGGATAGCAGAGAGTGTATTCTCTAGTTCAATGACTTTGATCCCTCTTAGTGATCTAAATAAGTGGTACAGAAATCTAGAATTGGCCACTTCTGAGCCAGATATCATTCTGAAAATGTCTCGTGATATTGAGATTGGCCGTTTGGGCACCATTAGCCGTTGGCTTCTTTCTGGTTACGATCTTGCTTCGACGATTCGGCGCGTAAACTATGGTCTTAGCTGTTTACAATCTGGCGCTTTCTTGGCAGGGGCCCAGATTGGCAACCTATTAAAATGGACGTATAGCAACCCTTTCATTGAGCCGGAACAAAAAGCACATGACAGCGTCAGAGTGGCTATTTTTATGACCAAGATCCTACGTGAATACCTTGGTGAATCCTTCAACCCTCTTCGTGTGATGCTGTCAGGGTCGCGAAAAAACACCAAGGAATATGAAGCGTTTTTTGGTTGTACTGTCGTCTGGAATCACAATAAAACCGAGGTATGGTTTAACGCGGATCTACGCTTAACGACTCAACAGTCTAAGAAAATATCGAACAAGCGCTTAGCTATGAACTTCAGTGATCTAGATGATTTTCTTAACATGCCAGAGCCAGAAGATGGATTGAAAGTGATTTATGAGCTCATTAATTACAGCTGCCATTATGGTTTGCCAACGGTAAAGGGGGTTGCGCAGCTCTTAGGTTGTTCTGAACAACAATTTCAACGGCGTTTGCATCAAGAAGGTTTAAATTTTACAACGGTGTGTGGTTATGTTCTCAGTAATCGAGCGATCGCATTAATGTCAAAGAATGTCCCTCTTGCTGAGGTTGCGAAAGCGCTGGGATACAGCAATGAAGCGAGTTTCAACCGTATGTTTAAGAAGCAAAGAGGGGTAACCCCGAGGCAGTATATTGAACGCTTTCATGACGTTTTTTAA